One window of the Seriola aureovittata isolate HTS-2021-v1 ecotype China chromosome 22, ASM2101889v1, whole genome shotgun sequence genome contains the following:
- the LOC130163833 gene encoding E3 ubiquitin-protein ligase TRIM21-like — protein MTKLTETLWDTLEKLKDEQLKHFQWFLKQDGILEGFSAIPVARLERADRQDTVDLMVQKYGCNEALGITIKILEKISRNDLVEHLSSISSGPKVFKNQDSALLKCEYERKKAELGETKAIIKLMIQERQMKIQEIKCSAELSRKSANRHTADSVQVFGALVQSVQRSLENLIEAIEEKQKTTQKQAEGFIQELEQEISELTKRSTEVERLSHIEDCSRDAIPPTKNWTDVNIPPPPYGRSLGSVVTQLKEKFINGTEKLIAKAKLIRVQEYAVDVSLDPDTANAHLLLSDNGKQVFCGDVEQNLPDNPERFKPNVNVLGKQSCSSGRFYYEVQVKGKTSWDLGIAKESVSRKGSITVGPKTGYWTICLRNTDEYKASGVNLSVKHPLKKVGVFVDYGKGSVSFFNVDSAHMIYSFTDCSFTEKIYPFFSPGHHNHGKNSAPLIISPVNNID, from the exons ATGACAAAACTTACAGAAACTCTTTGGGACACTCTGGAAAAGCTGAAAGATGAGCAGCTCAAGCACTTCCAGTGGTTCCTGAAGCAGGATGGCATCCTAGAAGGTTTCTCGGCCATCCCAGTGGCCCGGCTGGAGAGGGCAGATAGGCAGGACACGGTGGATCTGATGGTGCAAAAATATGGCTGCAACGAAGCTCTGGGGATAACCATAAAGATTTTAGAGAAGATCAGCAGAAATGATCTGGTGGAGCATTTATCCAGTATCAGCTCAGGACCAAAAG TCTTCAAGAACCAAGATTCTGctcttctcaaatgtgagtatGAAAGAAAGAAGGCTGAGCTGGGGGAGACAAAGGCCATAATCAAGCTGATGATCcaggagagacagatgaagatcCAGGAAATCAAATGCTCAGCAGAACTCAGCAGGAAatctgcaaacagacacaccGCAGACAGTGTACAGGTCTTCGGTGCGTTAGTGCAGTCGGTTCAGAGAAGTCTGGAAAATCTAATCGAAGCaattgaagaaaaacagaaaacaacacagaaacaggcCGAAGGATTCATCCAAGAGCTGGAGCAGGAAATTTCTGAGCTGACCAAGAGAAGTACTGAGGTGGAGCGGCTGTCGCACATCGAAGACTGCTCCCGGGATGCTATTCCACCCACCAAGAACTGGACAGACGTCAACATCCCACCTCCACCATATGGACGAAGTCTTGGGAGCGTTGTGACTCAGCTGAAGGAAAAATTCATCAATGGGACGGAGAAGTTGATTGCAAAAGCCAAGCTGATCAGGGTCCAGGAGTATGCCGTGGATGTTAGTCTAGATCCTGACACAGCAAATGCCCATCTCCTTTTGTCTGACAATGGGAAACAAGTTTTCTGTGGTGATGTAGAACAAAATCTCCCAGACAATCCAGAAAGATTTAAACCTAATGTCAATGTCTTGGGAAAGCAGAGTTGCTCTTCAGGAAGATTTTACTACGAGGTTCAGGTGAAAGGGAAGACTTCCTGGGATTTAGGAATTGCCAAAGAGTCAGTCAGTAGGAAGGGGTCAATCACAGTAGGCCCCAAGACTGGCTACTGGACTATATGTTTAAGGAATACAGATGAGTACAAAGCTTCTGGTGTCAATCTCAGTGTAAAACATCCACTAAAGAAagtgggtgtgtttgtggattATGGTAAAGGTTCAGTCTCCTTTTTCAATGTAGATTCTGCACACATGATCTACTCCTTTACTGACTGTTCCTTCACTGAGAAAATTTATCCATTCTTCAGTCCTGGTCATCATAATCATGGTAAAAACTCCGCCCCTCTGATCATCTCTCCTGTCAATAACATTGATTAG